From Xiphophorus hellerii strain 12219 chromosome 6, Xiphophorus_hellerii-4.1, whole genome shotgun sequence, the proteins below share one genomic window:
- the LOC116722356 gene encoding LOW QUALITY PROTEIN: chemokine XC receptor 1-like (The sequence of the model RefSeq protein was modified relative to this genomic sequence to represent the inferred CDS: deleted 1 base in 1 codon) — MASYEYFMENKTESPYDYYTGDYEDQKCNQTNVIEFGATLTVSFFSFVILFSLFGNILVLVILFKYENVKSITNTLILNLAVSDLFFTLGLPFWAYYYMYGWTLGEPACQVVNFIFYVGFYSSGFFLILMTIHRYIAVINPLSSIVSTTGPSVILTSFIVWVASILAASPVFIYIKVKDDDSSSQTFKKYCGYEDSFSSKLGIYKQIVLFVLTAFVFVFCYSQIMYRLLRPTAQRRRNKTVKLIFVLMVVFFLGWGPYNVVIFLRSLAYGNPPTASDDFEIKVACEKHINMEYAFYITRLLAFSHCCLNPVFYVFAGVKFKTHLKKLLQNFSHRNNSFSHRVSRITITSLTSNELST, encoded by the exons ATGGCCTCATATGAATACTTCATGGAGAACAAAACTGAAAGCCCTTATGATTATTACACTGGTGATTATGAGGATCAAAAATGCAACCAGACAAATGTGATTGAATTTGGAGCCACATTGACTgtgtcttttttctctttcgtGATATTATTCAGTCTTTTTGGCAACATTCTTGTTCTTGTAATTCTGTTC AAGTACGAGAATGTCAAATCCATCACCAATACACTTATCCTGAACTTGGCTGTGTCAGATCTCTTCTTCACTTTAGGGCTGCCCTTTTGGGCTTACTACTACATGTATGGATGGACATTAGGAGAGCCTGCATGCCAAGTCGTCAACTTCATTTTCTATGTTGGCTTCTACAGCAGTGGTTTCTTCCTCATCCTGATGACAATTCACCGCTATATAGCCGTCATAAATCCTCTGTCTAGCATTGTATCCACTACAGGCCCTTCTGTGATTTTAACAAGTTTCATCGTTTGGGTTGCTAGTATCTTGGCAGCCAGTCCTGTCTTCATCTACATCAAAGTAAAAGATGATGACAGCTCAAGTCAAACATTCAAGAAATATTGTGGATATGAGGACTCCTTTTCTTCAAAGTTGGGAATCTATAAACAAATTGTTCTCTTTGTCCTAACAGCATTTGTGTTCGTGTTTTGCTATTCTCAGATCATGTACAGGTTGCTGCGTCCGACtgcccaaagaagaagaaacaaaactgtcaaactcattttcgttcTTATGGTTGTCTTCTTCTTGGGGTGGGGACCTTATAATGTCGTAATTTTTCTAAGGTCGTTGGCTTATGGGAACCCACCAACTGCATCTGatgattttgaaataaaagtagcttgtgaaaaacacataaacatggAATATGCCTTCTACATCACCCGACTCCTTGCCTTTTCGCATTGCTGCCTCAACCCTGTGTTTTACGTGTTTGCAGGAGTTAAATTCaaaacccatttaaaaaaactccTGCAGAACTTCAGTCACAGGAACAACAGCTTCTCCCACAGAGTGAGCAGGATCACAATCACGTCTTTAACCAGCAACGAATTATCCACATAG
- the LOC116721307 gene encoding LOW QUALITY PROTEIN: chemokine XC receptor 1-like (The sequence of the model RefSeq protein was modified relative to this genomic sequence to represent the inferred CDS: deleted 1 base in 1 codon) — MDNSTDIDEDVLHFLIQNMTCKAFDFSTITGAVFITIFIISVISNVLLLCILFTFEKHNLFTYIFIINLACSDLIFAASVPFFAVYHIHHWIFGDFMCKFIIWVHFSGLYSSIFVLTAMTVDRFCTVVLNNWPNNNQRKKRYTIGACVVAWLSSIGPSLYDASNMEVSDDYYCEAAFSDELGYYFQIALLILIPIAIIIFCNCAIIYTILRAAHRTRHKALSIVFCIVVAYIICWGPYNIVLLIQSKTCEELQRMNIVYNICRMLAYSHCWINPLLCMLTQKIRNHLLYILRYKVARTERERASGQAYIQNASESHSSGL; from the exons ATGGACAACAGCACAGATATAGATGAGGACGTCTTACATTTCCTCATCCAAAATATGACTTGTAAGGCTTTTGACTTTTCAACCATTACTGGAGCC GTGTTCATCACAATCTTCATCATCAGCGTCATCAGCAATGTCCTCCTCTTATGTATTCTGtttacttttgaaaaacataatcTTTTCACATATATCTTCATCATAAACCTCGCTTGTTCTGATTTGATCTTTGCTGCCTCAGTCCCCTTCTTTGCTGTCTACCACATTCATCACTGGATCTTTGGGGACTTTATGTGCAAATTCATCATTTGGGTGCACTTCTCTGGTCTCTACAGCAGCATCTTTGTACTAACAGCAATGACTGTGGATCGTTTTTGTACTGTGGTGTTGAATAACTGGCCAAACAACAATCAGAGGAAGAAACGGTATACCATCGGCGCCTGTGTGGTTGCCTGGCTGAGCAGTATTGGTCCATCTTTGTATGATGCTTCCAATATGGAGGTGTCTGATGATTACTACTGTGAAGCTGCTTTTTCTGATGAACTTGGATATTATTTCCAAATTGCTTTGCTGATTTTGATCCCAATTGCcattattattttctgcaaTTGTGCCATTATATATACTATTTTACGAGCCGCACACAGGACAAGGCACAAAGCTCTAAGTATAGTTTTTTGTATCGTTGTAGCTTACATCATCTGCTGGGGACCCTACAATATTGTACTTCTCATTCAGTCCAAAACCTGTGAAGAACTGCAGCGGATGAATATTGTCTACAATATCTGTCGAATGCTTGCCTATTCCCACTGTTGGATAAACCCTCTTCTGTGTATGCTCACACAAAAGATACGAAATCACCTGCTTTATATTTTGCGCTACAAAGTTGCTAGgactgaaagagagagagccaGTGGCCAGGCTTATATTCAGAATGCCAGTGAATCTCACAGTTCAGGTCTTTAA
- the LOC116721221 gene encoding chemokine XC receptor 1-like, giving the protein MDYDYNSTDEDEDSLSFACQFLDFSTITGAVFIIIFIVGVIGNVLLLCILFTFEKLYLVTKIFIINLACSDLIFAASVPFWAVYHLHHWIFGDFMCKFIIWVHFTGLYSSIFVLTAMTVDRFCTVVLNNWPNNNQKKKQYAIGACVVVWVISIGTSVYDAFKMELSDDYYCEAAFSDELGYYFQVSLLFFLPIAIIIFCNCAIIYTILQTASRTRHKALSIVFCIVAVYIICWGPYNIVLLIKDLNRPKDCEELERLDIVYNICRMLAFSHCCMNPLLCMLTQKFRSHLFCLLRHIVGINRERAN; this is encoded by the coding sequence ATGGACTACGACTACAACAGCACAGATGAAGATGAGGACAGCCTCTCATTTGCTTGTCAGTTTTTGGACTTTTCAACCATTACTGGAGCTGTGTTCATCATAATCTTCATCGTCGGCGTCATCGGCAATGTCCTCCTCTTATGTATTCTGTTTACTTTTGAAAAACTCTATCTTGTCACAAAAATCTTCATCATAAACCTTGCTTGTTCTGATTTGATCTTTGCTGCCTCTGTTCCCTTCTGGGCTGTCTACCACCTTCATCACTGGATCTTTGGGGACTTTATGTGCAAATTCATCATTTGGGTGCACTTCACTGGTCTGTACAGCAGCATCTTTGTACTAACAGCAATGACTGTGGATCGCTTTTGTACTGTGGTGCTGAACAACTGGCCAAACAACaatcagaagaagaaacagtaTGCCATCGGTGCCTGTGTGGTTGTCTGGGTGATCAGTATTGGTACATCTGTGTATGATGCTTTCAAAATGGAGCTTTCTGATGATTACTACTGTGAAGCTGCTTTTTCTGATGAACTTGGATATTATTTCCAagtttctctgctttttttcctcccaattgccattattattttctgcaaTTGTGCCATTATATATACTATTTTACAGACAGCAAGCAGAACAAGGCACAAAGCTCTAAGTATAGTTTTTTGCATTGTTGCAGTCTACATCATCTGCTGGGGACCCTACAATATTGTACTTCTCATTAAGGATTTGAACAGACCCAAAGACTGTGAAGAACTGGAGCGGTTAGATATTGTCTACAATATCTGTCGAATGCTTGCCTTCTCCCACTGCTGTATGAATCCTCTGCTTTGCATGCTCACACAAAAGTTTCGAAGTCacctgttttgtcttttacGCCACATAGTTGGTATTAACAGAGAAAGAGCCAACTGA